A region of Canis lupus familiaris isolate Mischka breed German Shepherd chromosome 38, alternate assembly UU_Cfam_GSD_1.0, whole genome shotgun sequence DNA encodes the following proteins:
- the LOC607515 gene encoding olfactory receptor 6K3, with the protein MEGANLSAVTEFVFTGFPQLQDGGLLYFFPLLFIYTFVVVGNLLIFFAVRMDVRLHNPMYNFISTFSFLEVWYTTATIPKMLSNLVSEKKTISMTGCLLQMYFFHSLGNSEAILLITMAIDRYVAICNPLRYQMIMTPRLCAQLSAGSCIFGFLILLPEIVTISTLPFCGPNQIHQIFCDLVPVLRLACTNASVILVEDVIHAVAIIITILIIALSYIRIVSVILRIPSAEGRQKAFSTCGGHLTVFLIFFGSVSLMYLRFNATYPPALDTAIALMFTVLAPFFHPIIYSLRNKDMKNAIRKLVQGIPGMRSAQTVLCMEPSQFHTKMETDRLNHNDDKKKAVAMVTRICESSMKH; encoded by the exons ATGGAGGGTGCAAACCTGTCAGCAGTGACGGAATTTGTCTTCACTGGCTTCCCCCAGCTCCAGGATGGTGGCCTCCTGTACTTCTTCCCCTTACTCTTCATCTACACCTTTGTTGTCGTTGGGAATCTATTGATCTTCTTTGCGGTCAGGATGGATGTCCGCCTCCACAACCCCATGTACAACTTCATCAGCACCTTCTCCTTCCTGGAGGTCTGGTACACCACAGCCACCATCCCCAAGATGCTCTCCAACCTGGTCAGTGAGAAGAAAACCATCTCCATGACCGGCTGCCTCCTGCAGATGTACTTCTTCCATTCCCTTGGGAATTCAGAGGCGATCTTGCTGATCACTATGGCCATTGACAGGTACGTGGCCATCTGCAACCCTCTCCGCTACCAGATGATCATGACCCCCCGGCTGTGTGCTCAGCTGTCTGCAGGCTCCTGCATCTTTGGCTTCCTCATCCTACTTCCTGAGATTGTAACGATTTCCACACTGCCCTTCTGTGGGCCCAACCAAATCCATCAGATCTTCTGTGACTTGGTGCCAGTGCTGAGGCTGGCCTGTACAAACGCGTCCGTGATTCTGGTTGAAGATGTGATCCACGCTGTggccatcatcatcaccatcctaATCATTGCCCTATCCTACATCAGAATCGTCTCTGTGATCCTGAGGATCCCCTCTGCTGAGGGTCGGCAGAAGGCCTTTTCTACCTGTGGGGGCCATCTCACTGTCTTCCTGATTTTCTTTGGCAGTGTGTCCCTCATGTACTTGCGTTTCAATGCCACCTACCCCCCAGCTTTGGACACAGCCATTGCACTGATGTTTACTGTCCTTGCTCCATTCTTCCACCCCATCATTTATAGTCTGAGAAACAAGGACATGAAGAATGCAATTAGAAAACtcgtccaggggatccctgg GATGAGGTCTGCCCAAACTGTTCTTTGTATGGAGCCCTCCCAATTCCATACCAAGATGGAGACTGACCGGTTAAATCATAATGATGACAAGAAAAAGGCGGTAGCAATGGTCACCAGGATCTGTGAATCTTCCATGAAGCACTGA
- the OR6K4 gene encoding LOW QUALITY PROTEIN: olfactory receptor 6K3 isoform X1 (The sequence of the model RefSeq protein was modified relative to this genomic sequence to represent the inferred CDS: inserted 1 base in 1 codon): MTIRADTVGVSCVFLPIXIKAIETMFEDGSLLLFIPLFIIYTFIIVGNLTVFFAVRMDAHLHNPMYNFISTFSFLEVWYTTATIPKMLSNLISEKRTISMTGCLLQMYFFHSLGNSEGILLTTMAIDRYVAICNPLRYPTIMTPRLCAQLSAGSCIFGFLVLLPEIAWISTLPFCGPNQIHQIFCDFEPVLRLACTDTSMILIEDVIHAVAIIIAVLIIALSYIGIITVILRIPSVEGRQKAFSTCASHLGVFLMFYGSVSLMYLRFSATFPPTLDTVIALMFAVLAPFFNPIIYSLRNKDMKIAIKKLLFSGSPGCITGEAEHSCTITVIVPLKELENMSNINQYAQACGIRKK, encoded by the exons GGAGTGAGCTGTGTCTTTCTACCCA AAATTAAGGCCATTGAGACCATG TTTGAAGATGGTAGCCTCCTcctcttcattcctttgttcatCATCTACACATTTATCATTGTTGGGAATCTCACTGTATTTTTTGCGGTCAGGATGGATGCCCACCTCCACAATCCTATGTACAATTTCATAAGCACCTTCTCCTTCTTGGAGGTCTGGTACACCACAGCCACCATCCCCAAGATGCTCTCCAACCTCATCAGTGAGAAGAGGACCATCTCCATGACTGGCTGCCTCCTGCAGATGTACTTCTTCCATTCTCTTGGAAATTCAGAGGGGATTTTGTTAACCACCATGGCCATTGACAGGTACGTTGCTATCTGCAACCCTCTCCGCTACCCAACCATTATGACCCCCCGGCTGTGTGCTCAGCTCTCTGCGGGCTCTTGCATCTTTGGCTTTCTTGTGTTACTCCCAGAGATTGCATGGATTTCCACACTGCCTTTCTGTGGGCCCAACCAAATCCATCAGATATTCTGTGACTTTGAACCTGTGCTACGCTTGGCCTGTACAGACACGTCCATGATTCTGATTGAGGATGTGATCCATGCTGTGGCCATCATCATCGCTGTACTGATCATTGCTCTCTCTTATATCGGAATCATCACTGTGATCCTGAGGATCCCTTCTGTTGAAGGCCGCCAGAAGGCCTTTTCTACCTGTGCATCTCATCTTGGTGTCTTTCTGATGTTCTATGGCAGTGTCTCCCTCATGTACCTGCGTTTCTCTGCCACTTTCCCACCAACTTTGGACACAGTCATTGCATTGATGTTTGCCGTTCTTGCTCCCTTTTTCAACCCTATCATTTATAGCTTGAGAAACAAGGATATGAAGATTGCTATTAAGAAGCTTCTCTTTTctggatcacctgg TTGTATTACAGGTGAAGCTGAACACAGCTGTACTATCACTGTGATTGTGCCTCTGAAGGAGTTAGAAAACATGTCAAATATTAATCAATATGCACAAGCATGTGgcatcaggaaaaaataa